The DNA region TCAAAGCGCTGGCGGCTTAATCAGCCCTTATGAAAAAACCGGCGCAAGCCGGTTTTTTATTGTCTGCAGTTTATTTCGAAAGGAAGAATGGCGTCAGGGATATGTTTGCTGCAGGCAGGGAGAGTGTGGCACCCGCATAGCAGGCAACAAGGGGAAAACTCGCAGCGTTTGGCTGGTTATTTTGCTGCTACATCGCTCAAGCGTAATATACGTGTTGGGCCAACGGCCAACTACCAGCCAAAAATCCGCATCACATCTGAAGTTAATCCGTATTAATGACAATAAATATTGTCGATCAAGCGGATCATCTCTTTGACTTCGTCACTTTTCAGGGAGTAATAAACGGTCTGAGCTTCTTTACGGGTCGCTACCAAATTATCTTTACGCAGCCAAGCCAGATGCTGAGACAAAGCCGATTGACTCAAACCGAGTTTTTTATTCATGTCGCCAACGCACATTTCTCCCTCATTCAAGAGATAACACAAAATAAATAACCGTCTCTCGTTGGCTAAAGCCTTCAGCAATACGACCGCTTGGTCTGCTCGCTGTTGCATTAATTCTATATTCATAACGAGCCCACTCTCCTTTAATAAATTCCGACACTAATATAGCCGCGGCTAAGGCACATAGTCGGGACGCAAAGCACATTTTTTGTTAGATTGTTTTAAAAAATGGGACACACGTTATAAAAAAGAAGGAAAGTGATGAAAAGACCTACCCTACTACTCTGTAGCACACTGCTATTAAGCACTCTTTTAGCACCTTTAACCAGCGCAACAGAGCATACAAATCAAACAGTTGTCGGCAAATTACAGAACAGCGCCCTGAAATCTGATTTGGCCTATAAAATTGCCGAGTCACTGACAGTGGAAGTCGGCCCCAGACTTGCTGGTAGCGCAGAAAATGTAGTAGCCGTCGATTGGGCAGAAGCCAAACTGAAATCATTAGGATTTGATAAAGTTTACCGAGAACCCGTAACCGTGCCCGTGTGGCAACGCGGCACAGCAAGTGCCAGTGTGATATCCCCTTTCCCACAGCAGCTAGTGATCTCGGCACTGGGTGGCAGTGTTGCCACGCCGGCAAGCGGATTACAAGCTAAAGTGGTACGCTTTGACAATCTAGCTGCACTGATAAATGCCGATGCCGCTACAGTTCAAGGCAAGATCGTGTTTATCGATCAAAAAACTGAACGGCATCAAAACGGTAGTGGTTACGGCAAAAGTGTTGGTGGCAGAGTCAACGGTGCCGTAGAAGCCGCCCGCAAAGGTGCCGTGGCCGTGCTTATCCGTTCTATTGGTACAGATCATGATCGAATGGCGCACACTGGTCTGATGCATTATCAGCAAGATGTTCCCCGCATTCCCGCTGCGGCCCTGACCAATCCCGACGCCAATCAGTTAGATGCCATATTAAGCCGGGGCCAAGAAGTTACCCTGTCACTAAACATGTCGCCCAAGGAGCTTGGCAACACCACGACTTACAACGTGATTGGAGAGTTTACCGGTAGCAGCAAGCCTGATGAAATTGTCTTGCTCGGTGCTCATCTGGATTCTTGGGATGAAGGAACTGGCGCAATAGACGATGCAGCCGGAGTGGCTATCGTCACTGCCGCAGCCAAAATGGTTGCGGAGTTACCACAGCGCCCGGCGCGCACAATTCGGGTGGTACTGTTCGCCGCCGAAGAGATTGGTCTCTTGGGTGGGAAAGCCTATGTGGCACAGCATGCCAGCGATATGGCGAACCACTATATTGCGGCAGAGTCAGACTTTGGCGCGGGGCGTATCTACCGGGCCGATGTTCGGGTTAATCCCGCCGCGCTGGCGGCGGTTTGGCAAAGCTTATCTGGGCTGACGGCCATGAATGTGGAGTTGGGGGATAACAATGCCCGTGGAGGCTCAGAAGTCTCGCTGCTGCCAGGCGTCGGAGTACCGGTTGCCTCACTACGCCAAGATGGCAATGACTATTTTGACTACCACCACACCCCAAATGACACACTGGATAAGATAGATCCCGAGGCGCTGGCACAGAACGTTGCAGTTTATGCGGTATTTGCTTACCAGATGGCACAATCCACTTTGCCACTGCGGCCGTTACCTAAAAAGTAATGTTCAGCACAGGAGCGCCACTCACGGCAGCTCCTGTGTTCCTAACGCTTGCCTTGGTTAGCGGGCTCCCCCAAAATTAAGCTGTTGGCTTTATTTTTGTGATGTTTATCACCATTGATAGTGTAAACTCCTTATCGGCGTCGCATTTTTCAGTTTTTCAAACTGGGGGTAGCGAGAAAAACCGCTTTTCTGTGATAATTCACCTTAGTTACAAAAGTTTCAAATCAGACTCAATGATCCCCATATTCGACAAACCCAGTGGTTTTGCCAGTTTCATTTACCGCAATGCCCGTAGCATCCATACGCTGAAGATTGCCTTAGCCTTATTGATTGTGGCGCTGTTCAACTGGC from Shewanella dokdonensis includes:
- a CDS encoding ArsR/SmtB family transcription factor; the protein is MNIELMQQRADQAVVLLKALANERRLFILCYLLNEGEMCVGDMNKKLGLSQSALSQHLAWLRKDNLVATRKEAQTVYYSLKSDEVKEMIRLIDNIYCH
- a CDS encoding M20/M25/M40 family metallo-hydrolase, whose protein sequence is MKRPTLLLCSTLLLSTLLAPLTSATEHTNQTVVGKLQNSALKSDLAYKIAESLTVEVGPRLAGSAENVVAVDWAEAKLKSLGFDKVYREPVTVPVWQRGTASASVISPFPQQLVISALGGSVATPASGLQAKVVRFDNLAALINADAATVQGKIVFIDQKTERHQNGSGYGKSVGGRVNGAVEAARKGAVAVLIRSIGTDHDRMAHTGLMHYQQDVPRIPAAALTNPDANQLDAILSRGQEVTLSLNMSPKELGNTTTYNVIGEFTGSSKPDEIVLLGAHLDSWDEGTGAIDDAAGVAIVTAAAKMVAELPQRPARTIRVVLFAAEEIGLLGGKAYVAQHASDMANHYIAAESDFGAGRIYRADVRVNPAALAAVWQSLSGLTAMNVELGDNNARGGSEVSLLPGVGVPVASLRQDGNDYFDYHHTPNDTLDKIDPEALAQNVAVYAVFAYQMAQSTLPLRPLPKK